A single Wolbachia endosymbiont (group A) of Bibio marci DNA region contains:
- the atpH gene encoding ATP synthase F1 subunit delta, with product MKKTQYNNLVSSYARVLFHVSGSRLGIIRKEVEFLLAFFKDQRDVFVYLSHPMISFAHKKEVMLSINEHLSENLVKFIMVIFANKRSSLLILILEKFLSLARENENEFEITIKSAETLKESDIKIITESLSFLGKIIKVSNVVDPSILGGFVVRYGFNLIDASLKSCLDRLVELSKMEILKVRNFV from the coding sequence ATGAAAAAGACCCAATACAATAATTTAGTTTCATCTTACGCTAGAGTGCTGTTTCATGTCTCAGGAAGCAGGTTAGGTATTATAAGGAAAGAAGTAGAATTTCTGTTGGCTTTTTTTAAGGATCAACGTGATGTTTTTGTGTACCTATCTCATCCTATGATTTCTTTTGCACACAAAAAAGAAGTGATGCTTTCTATAAATGAGCACTTGAGTGAGAATTTAGTAAAATTTATTATGGTTATATTTGCAAATAAACGCTCTAGTTTATTGATCCTTATATTAGAAAAATTCTTAAGTCTTGCAAGAGAAAATGAAAATGAATTCGAGATTACTATAAAGTCAGCAGAAACTTTAAAGGAATCTGATATAAAAATAATTACTGAATCTTTGAGCTTTCTTGGTAAAATAATAAAAGTAAGCAATGTGGTTGACCCTTCTATACTAGGTGGCTTCGTAGTTAGGTATGGTTTTAATTTGATCGATGCTTCGCTAAAAAGTTGCTTGGATAGGTTAGTTGAATTAAGTA
- a CDS encoding YraN family protein: protein MVSRLRYFVGYFGELLILVYLKLKWYNVIKRRYRCKFGEIDLIVSKKKELIFIEVKTSLLGKEIPISHLQCHSIINSSKYFLSKNLSFLDYSVRYDLYFLSLKRRPVYIKNAWIEE, encoded by the coding sequence ATGGTAAGTAGGTTACGCTACTTTGTAGGTTACTTTGGCGAGTTATTAATTTTAGTATATTTAAAACTGAAATGGTATAATGTTATAAAACGCCGTTACCGTTGTAAGTTCGGTGAAATTGACTTAATTGTATCTAAAAAAAAGGAGCTGATTTTTATAGAAGTTAAAACAAGTTTACTTGGAAAAGAAATACCGATATCTCATCTTCAATGTCATTCTATTATAAATTCTTCTAAGTATTTCTTAAGTAAAAACCTTAGTTTTTTAGATTATTCAGTCAGATATGATTTATATTTTCTTTCCTTAAAGAGAAGACCTGTTTATATAAAAAATGCTTGGATTGAAGAATGA
- the rplQ gene encoding 50S ribosomal protein L17, protein MKHGIKKRKLSRCTEHRLSTLKNLSISLINHEQIVTTLPKAKELRPYVEKFITIAKNKNTLHGRRLLLSRLHNSKLAVDKLLNVLASRYQDRKGGYSRIIKFSTRKGDCASMAVIELVDRDIAARGKVYSKNKEGGKVVTQS, encoded by the coding sequence ATGAAACATGGAATAAAAAAACGTAAACTATCTCGTTGCACTGAACATAGATTATCGACGTTAAAGAATCTATCTATCTCATTAATTAACCATGAGCAGATTGTAACTACTTTACCAAAAGCTAAGGAACTTCGTCCATATGTCGAAAAGTTTATTACAATTGCTAAGAATAAGAATACTTTACATGGTAGAAGACTTTTGCTTTCACGCCTTCATAATAGTAAGTTAGCAGTTGATAAGTTATTAAACGTCTTAGCCAGCCGTTATCAAGATCGTAAAGGTGGGTATTCTAGAATAATAAAATTTAGCACTCGAAAGGGTGATTGCGCTTCAATGGCAGTGATAGAACTGGTTGATAGGGATATTGCAGCAAGAGGTAAGGTTTATAGTAAAAATAAAGAAGGAGGCAAAGTAGTTACACAAAGTTAA
- a CDS encoding DNA-directed RNA polymerase subunit alpha, whose protein sequence is MYYNNDVSLCSNLDKLIKPSSVKVISDDSSEKSDIVLEPLESGFALTLGNALRRVMLSSLKGSAVYGIKIEGVTHEFTSVQGVREDVTDIVLNMGMLRCKLNGASNKCLNLNAKGPCQVLAGMIETDDQCSIVNKDLLICTLGQNVELNMTIYVASGKGYLPVIKYKENELLKLMSEQDLIGFIPVNALYSPVNRVSYRVENSRVGQVTDKDKLILSIETDGTISPSQAVDSAARILQEQLQPFISSDVSYKKLQVSSSSGAKDLGYDPVLLRKVDEMELSVRSHNCLKNENITYIGDLVQKTEGEMLRTANFGRKSLNEIKAVLANFGLSLGMNVLNWPPKDIDELAKQHTDED, encoded by the coding sequence ATGTATTATAATAATGATGTTTCTCTCTGTAGCAATTTAGATAAATTGATTAAACCTAGTTCAGTTAAGGTAATATCAGATGATTCCAGTGAAAAAAGTGATATAGTGCTAGAACCGTTGGAAAGTGGTTTTGCTTTAACATTAGGTAATGCATTAAGACGTGTAATGTTATCTTCTCTTAAAGGTAGTGCTGTTTATGGAATAAAAATTGAAGGTGTAACTCATGAGTTTACTTCAGTTCAAGGGGTGAGAGAAGACGTAACTGATATAGTATTAAATATGGGCATGTTGAGGTGTAAATTAAATGGTGCTTCTAATAAATGCTTAAATTTAAACGCTAAAGGGCCTTGCCAGGTATTAGCTGGGATGATAGAAACTGATGATCAATGCTCTATTGTTAATAAAGATTTATTAATATGTACGCTGGGGCAAAATGTAGAGCTTAACATGACCATATATGTGGCTAGCGGAAAAGGTTATCTTCCTGTAATTAAGTATAAAGAAAATGAACTTTTGAAGCTTATGAGTGAACAGGATTTAATTGGATTTATTCCAGTTAATGCTTTGTATAGCCCTGTCAACAGGGTTTCGTACAGGGTAGAGAACAGTCGTGTTGGCCAAGTGACTGATAAGGATAAGCTGATATTGTCAATTGAAACTGATGGTACAATCTCTCCGAGTCAAGCTGTTGACTCTGCTGCAAGAATATTGCAGGAGCAACTTCAGCCCTTTATTAGTTCTGATGTAAGTTATAAAAAATTGCAGGTTTCTTCGTCTAGTGGTGCTAAAGATTTGGGTTATGACCCTGTCTTATTGCGTAAGGTAGATGAAATGGAATTATCTGTCAGATCTCATAACTGTCTGAAAAACGAAAATATCACTTATATAGGTGATCTTGTGCAAAAGACAGAAGGTGAAATGTTAAGAACTGCTAATTTTGGCAGAAAGTCTTTGAATGAGATTAAGGCAGTTTTGGCTAATTTTGGCTTGTCTTTGGGTATGAATGTGCTAAATTGGCCGCCTAAGGATATAGATGAGTTGGCTAAACAACATACTGATGAAGATTAG
- the rpsK gene encoding 30S ribosomal protein S11, with amino-acid sequence MKKVKTVGKSTKEFITGVVHIRATFNNTFVNVTDVHGNTLCQTSVGACGFSGSRKSTPYAAGKAAEAAAKKAMERFGMKVVSVIIRGPGFGTEAAVKALQSCGLTVTSIADKTAIPHNGCRLRKKRRV; translated from the coding sequence ATGAAAAAAGTCAAAACGGTTGGTAAGAGTACAAAAGAGTTTATTACTGGTGTTGTTCATATTCGTGCAACTTTTAATAATACTTTTGTAAATGTAACTGATGTTCATGGTAATACGCTATGTCAAACTTCTGTGGGTGCATGTGGTTTTTCAGGTTCGAGAAAATCCACACCTTATGCTGCAGGTAAGGCTGCGGAGGCTGCTGCGAAGAAGGCAATGGAGAGATTTGGTATGAAGGTTGTCTCTGTAATAATTCGTGGTCCTGGCTTTGGTACCGAAGCTGCGGTTAAAGCACTTCAGAGCTGTGGGTTGACTGTGACTTCAATTGCAGATAAAACCGCAATTCCTCATAATGGGTGCAGGTTAAGAAAAAAAAGAAGAGTATAG
- the rpsM gene encoding 30S ribosomal protein S13, translated as MARIAGINIPVRKCVPFALTYIYGIGIATANVICHACEVDKRKRVSELRDEDIEKISSFIRQNYVIEGELRKEVAMNIKSLVEMGCYRGVRHRKGLPVRGQRTHTNAKTRKGRSRLPIAGKK; from the coding sequence GTGGCACGTATTGCAGGCATAAATATTCCAGTGAGGAAATGTGTTCCTTTTGCATTAACTTATATATATGGTATAGGTATTGCTACTGCGAATGTAATTTGTCACGCTTGCGAAGTTGATAAGCGCAAACGTGTTTCAGAATTACGAGATGAAGATATAGAAAAGATCAGCAGTTTCATTAGGCAAAATTATGTTATAGAAGGTGAGCTCAGAAAAGAAGTGGCTATGAACATAAAATCTTTAGTGGAAATGGGATGCTATAGAGGAGTGAGACATAGAAAAGGTTTACCTGTGAGAGGGCAAAGGACTCATACTAATGCTAAGACTCGTAAAGGTAGATCTCGGTTGCCTATTGCTGGGAAAAAATAA
- a CDS encoding adenylate kinase family protein, translating into MIITIFGPPGSGKGTQSSLLIAKYNLKLISVGDLLRNIISSSSELGEKIKGTVESGNLIQDEIICGLLRDQLASMDGNCLLDGFPRNLNQAHFLTQILQEKYSTDVDIVIELQLDDNIAIDRLKNRLACLDCKSIYSISSFKSTTCAKCKSTKLEKRIDDADMSAINKRISEYHLQMKGLREYYKGKLLTIDANLSVDEVTQEIESKISCNLV; encoded by the coding sequence ATGATCATTACGATTTTTGGTCCTCCAGGTTCTGGTAAAGGTACTCAGTCAAGCTTGTTAATAGCAAAATATAATTTAAAATTAATTTCAGTAGGGGATTTATTAAGGAATATTATATCTAGCAGTAGTGAGTTAGGTGAAAAAATAAAGGGTACCGTAGAATCTGGTAATTTAATTCAAGATGAAATTATATGTGGATTATTGCGTGACCAGCTTGCATCAATGGATGGTAATTGCTTGTTAGACGGGTTTCCGAGAAATTTAAACCAAGCTCATTTCTTGACTCAAATTTTGCAGGAGAAATATAGTACAGATGTTGATATTGTAATTGAGCTGCAGCTTGACGATAATATTGCAATCGATAGATTAAAAAATCGTCTTGCGTGTTTGGACTGTAAAAGTATATATAGTATATCTTCTTTTAAGAGTACTACTTGTGCTAAGTGTAAAAGTACGAAGTTAGAGAAAAGAATTGATGATGCTGATATGTCTGCAATTAATAAGAGAATAAGTGAATATCACCTTCAAATGAAAGGTTTACGCGAGTATTATAAAGGCAAATTATTAACAATTGACGCTAATTTGAGTGTTGATGAGGTAACGCAAGAGATTGAAAGTAAAATTTCTTGTAATTTGGTTTGA
- the secY gene encoding preprotein translocase subunit SecY gives MGNKSAFNSLDLTLLYKGDLLKRIFFTLIALICYRLGTYVPIPGINLDVINDIFPKEGSGVFGVFNLFSGGALARMTILALNVMPYIMASIIIQLLSSAIKGMKEVKNDGESGRRKMNSYIRYLTIVICVFQSIPILVGLEGMNREGVLVVIEPGVMFRTIGVFSLLGGTMLLIWLGERISASGIGNGISLIIFTGIISELHSALSSLLTLNKNGSVSLFIILFVLILFFLLLLLVIFVESSYRKVIVQYPKKQFKRLHNDDFTYIPLKINLSGVVPTIFANAILLTPISIANFYKGHAFSDFILNYFMANKVVYIVAYLVLIVFFNFFYTNFIFNPEENADFLKKNGGFIPGRRPGKHTSDYLQDIVFKLTFIGSAYLVVICTVPEVMRYYYDIPFIFGGTSLLIIVNVITDTIVQIQSYIFSNRYDSWIKKYESKTRKVR, from the coding sequence ATGGGCAATAAATCCGCATTTAATAGCTTGGATCTTACGTTGTTATATAAAGGCGATTTATTAAAACGTATATTTTTTACGCTAATAGCTTTAATTTGCTATCGCTTGGGTACTTATGTGCCTATCCCTGGAATTAATCTTGATGTAATTAATGATATATTTCCCAAAGAGGGCTCAGGCGTTTTTGGAGTATTTAATTTATTTTCTGGTGGTGCATTGGCTAGAATGACAATTCTAGCATTGAACGTTATGCCATATATAATGGCTTCTATCATTATTCAGTTGCTTTCTTCTGCGATTAAAGGAATGAAGGAAGTTAAGAATGATGGAGAGTCAGGCCGTAGAAAGATGAATTCTTATATACGCTACCTGACCATAGTAATTTGTGTATTTCAATCAATTCCAATTTTGGTTGGATTGGAAGGGATGAATAGGGAAGGGGTATTGGTTGTAATCGAACCTGGTGTTATGTTTCGTACAATAGGTGTTTTTAGCCTTTTAGGTGGAACTATGCTTTTAATATGGCTTGGTGAACGAATCAGCGCTAGCGGTATAGGCAATGGTATCTCATTAATCATTTTCACGGGCATAATATCAGAGTTACACAGCGCTTTGTCATCTTTGTTAACGTTAAATAAAAACGGTAGCGTATCGTTATTTATTATCCTTTTTGTTTTGATATTGTTTTTTTTACTGCTACTCTTAGTCATTTTTGTAGAGTCTTCTTATAGAAAGGTTATTGTTCAATATCCTAAAAAGCAATTTAAAAGATTACATAATGACGATTTTACTTATATTCCATTGAAGATTAATTTATCTGGTGTAGTACCAACCATTTTTGCTAATGCAATTTTATTGACACCTATTTCAATTGCAAATTTCTATAAGGGGCACGCTTTTTCCGATTTTATTTTGAATTACTTTATGGCAAATAAAGTAGTATATATTGTAGCCTATTTGGTGCTGATAGTATTTTTTAATTTTTTCTATACCAATTTTATATTTAATCCAGAGGAAAACGCAGATTTTCTTAAAAAAAATGGTGGTTTTATACCTGGTAGAAGGCCTGGGAAACATACTTCTGATTACCTTCAAGATATAGTTTTTAAGTTGACATTCATTGGCTCTGCGTATTTGGTAGTTATATGTACCGTACCTGAAGTTATGAGATATTATTATGATATACCATTTATTTTTGGTGGAACGAGCTTGCTGATTATAGTGAACGTTATTACTGATACTATTGTGCAAATACAATCTTATATTTTTTCGAATAGGTACGACAGCTGGATAAAGAAATATGAGTCTAAAACGAGGAAAGTAAGATGA
- the rplO gene encoding 50S ribosomal protein L15: MNNAVKLNSIFTKLSKKKKPKLLGRGIGCGKGKTSGRGHKGQKARSGVSINGFEGGQQSIYTRLPKRGFKPIRRNIYSIINVGDIQRLMEAKKIVKDSVIDKERLYKLGFIKSIKNKIKLLNKGKLSEKFVFHVDFASEAAKKSVASVGGSVEILS, from the coding sequence ATGAATAATGCTGTAAAATTAAACTCTATATTTACTAAATTATCTAAGAAAAAGAAGCCTAAGTTGCTGGGTAGAGGTATCGGTTGTGGTAAAGGTAAAACATCCGGTAGAGGGCATAAAGGGCAAAAGGCTAGAAGTGGAGTTTCCATAAATGGTTTTGAGGGTGGACAACAGTCTATATATACTCGTTTGCCTAAAAGAGGTTTTAAGCCTATACGTAGGAACATATACTCTATAATTAATGTTGGCGATATACAGCGCTTAATGGAAGCTAAAAAAATAGTGAAAGACTCTGTTATAGATAAGGAGAGGCTGTATAAATTAGGTTTTATAAAGTCTATTAAGAATAAAATTAAACTTCTTAATAAAGGTAAGTTGAGCGAAAAATTTGTGTTTCATGTTGATTTTGCGTCAGAAGCTGCAAAAAAATCTGTAGCTTCAGTTGGTGGTAGTGTGGAAATACTATCGTAA
- the rpsE gene encoding 30S ribosomal protein S5, producing MAIKNLQNNNDLSELLVSVRRVTTVTKGGRRFSFSILVVVGDEKGRVGCGIGKHAEVAEARVKAVNAAKKSMIRVYLREGRTLHHDIKAKFCSGEIVLRTARAGTGIIAGGAVRSVFEVLGIKDVVAKSTRSNNPHNVICAVFKAFDSMLSPRQVASKRGKKVSEIVGNR from the coding sequence ATGGCTATAAAGAATTTACAAAATAATAATGATTTATCAGAGCTTTTAGTTTCGGTACGAAGAGTAACAACGGTTACCAAAGGTGGTAGAAGATTTTCATTTTCAATTTTGGTTGTTGTTGGCGATGAGAAGGGTAGGGTAGGATGTGGAATAGGTAAGCACGCAGAAGTTGCTGAAGCAAGAGTCAAAGCTGTAAATGCTGCAAAGAAATCGATGATTAGAGTATACTTGCGTGAAGGTAGAACTTTGCATCATGATATTAAAGCTAAATTTTGTTCTGGTGAGATAGTTTTAAGAACCGCAAGAGCCGGAACAGGTATTATTGCTGGTGGAGCGGTTAGGTCAGTTTTTGAGGTGTTAGGTATAAAGGATGTGGTAGCTAAATCTACTAGATCAAATAATCCTCATAACGTTATATGTGCGGTGTTTAAGGCTTTTGATAGTATGTTGTCTCCTCGTCAGGTGGCAAGCAAAAGAGGCAAAAAGGTTAGCGAGATAGTTGGAAACAGGTAA
- the rplR gene encoding 50S ribosomal protein L18 has protein sequence MRRLYNFLSNAEKRKLRNRAKLDKSAERLRISIFKSNRHFYVQLINDVKGVTLTSASTLDAKIKDVCKGKVNAETIKQVSSLMVERLSGMKLEQQLTFDRGAYKYTGLVSQFAEALRSSGFEF, from the coding sequence ATGAGAAGGTTATATAATTTTTTAAGTAATGCTGAAAAAAGGAAGTTGCGTAATAGAGCGAAGCTTGACAAGAGCGCTGAACGTTTGCGTATATCCATATTTAAATCTAATAGGCATTTTTATGTCCAGTTAATTAATGATGTAAAAGGAGTAACTCTCACTTCAGCTTCTACTTTGGATGCTAAAATTAAGGATGTATGTAAAGGGAAAGTCAACGCTGAAACTATAAAACAGGTTTCTTCTTTAATGGTTGAGCGTCTGTCTGGCATGAAATTAGAGCAGCAGCTTACGTTTGATCGTGGAGCGTATAAATATACAGGATTAGTTTCTCAATTTGCTGAGGCTTTAAGAAGTTCTGGATTTGAATTTTAG
- the rplF gene encoding 50S ribosomal protein L6, with translation MSRIGAAPINIPAGVSVEYNNGSVLIKSAKAEKEVSLISDVVCRIVDNQLLLSVDQDKDDYDEIKPMWGTYRSNINNIINGMIDGFSVNLEINGVGYKAECDGKYLTLYLGYSHNVKYKVPKDVEIKCIKPTHLVVSGMDKQKVYMVASDICKIRKYDPYKGKGVVIKGKFMLRKVVSKKK, from the coding sequence ATGTCTCGTATAGGTGCTGCTCCTATCAATATTCCTGCTGGTGTTTCAGTTGAATATAATAATGGTAGTGTGTTAATAAAGAGCGCTAAGGCTGAAAAAGAAGTTAGCTTAATCAGTGATGTTGTGTGCCGGATTGTTGATAATCAGCTATTGCTTTCTGTTGATCAAGATAAAGATGATTATGATGAAATAAAGCCTATGTGGGGCACTTATAGGAGTAATATTAATAATATCATTAACGGCATGATTGATGGTTTTTCTGTTAATCTTGAGATTAACGGTGTTGGATATAAGGCAGAGTGTGATGGTAAGTATTTGACTTTGTATCTTGGTTATAGCCATAATGTTAAATATAAAGTGCCTAAAGATGTTGAGATTAAGTGTATAAAGCCAACTCACTTAGTAGTTAGTGGTATGGATAAGCAGAAGGTCTATATGGTGGCGTCTGATATATGCAAAATTAGAAAATATGATCCTTATAAAGGTAAGGGTGTTGTAATAAAGGGTAAATTTATGTTGCGTAAAGTTGTAAGTAAAAAGAAGTAA
- the rpsH gene encoding 30S ribosomal protein S8 yields the protein MALSDSIGDFLTRIRNAQLAMHRTTRVLFSKVNSSILKILKDEGYILDYEKQVVDNLPSFIVKLKYYEKSPVISDIVRVSKPGCRRYSKYKDISKAYNGLGIFIISTPKGVMTDYNAHKLKVGGEVLCRVF from the coding sequence GTGGCGTTATCTGATAGTATTGGTGATTTTTTAACAAGGATACGTAATGCTCAATTAGCAATGCATAGAACAACAAGAGTGTTGTTTTCTAAAGTGAATTCTTCTATACTGAAGATTTTAAAAGATGAAGGGTATATCCTTGATTATGAAAAGCAAGTTGTAGATAATTTACCTTCTTTCATTGTAAAATTGAAGTATTATGAGAAATCACCTGTAATTAGTGACATAGTTAGGGTGTCAAAGCCTGGTTGTCGTCGTTATTCTAAGTATAAGGACATTTCTAAAGCATATAATGGTCTTGGTATTTTTATTATATCGACACCCAAAGGAGTGATGACTGATTATAATGCACATAAGTTAAAGGTTGGTGGAGAAGTTTTGTGTCGTGTGTTTTAA
- the rpsN gene encoding 30S ribosomal protein S14, with protein MAKKSMIERNLRRIKLCDQYKEKREKLKSIINDKNLSIVERFTAQNKLIKKLPRNSSKTKIRNRCALTGRPRGVYRKFGLCRIVLRDLCSFGQVPGVTKSSW; from the coding sequence ATGGCAAAAAAATCTATGATAGAAAGAAATCTTCGCAGAATAAAGCTGTGCGATCAATATAAAGAAAAAAGAGAAAAATTGAAATCTATAATAAATGATAAGAATTTGTCTATTGTAGAAAGGTTTACAGCTCAAAATAAATTAATTAAAAAATTGCCTAGAAATTCTTCTAAAACCAAAATTAGAAATAGGTGTGCTTTAACTGGGAGACCAAGAGGAGTATATAGAAAATTTGGTTTATGTAGAATTGTTTTGCGTGATTTATGTTCTTTTGGGCAAGTTCCAGGAGTTACAAAGTCTAGTTGGTGA
- the rplE gene encoding 50S ribosomal protein L5, producing the protein MFKELYKDSIVKSLKDKFNYGNIMQVPKFVKVCINMGVGDAATDSKAINEPLDSLYLIAGQKPLSTFAKKSISGFKIRKGATVGCKVTLRRDKMYEFLERLIYIALPREKDFRGFSVKQFDGNGNFSFGIKEHISFLEIDYDKISKIRGMDINIITSAVNDKEAKELLLALKFPFFD; encoded by the coding sequence ATGTTTAAAGAATTGTATAAAGATAGCATAGTAAAGTCCTTAAAGGATAAGTTTAATTACGGCAATATAATGCAAGTGCCTAAATTTGTCAAGGTGTGTATCAATATGGGCGTTGGAGATGCTGCTACAGATAGTAAAGCAATAAATGAACCACTTGATAGCCTATATTTGATTGCTGGGCAGAAGCCTTTATCAACTTTTGCAAAAAAATCTATTTCTGGCTTCAAGATCAGAAAAGGTGCTACAGTAGGTTGCAAAGTAACTTTGCGTAGAGATAAAATGTATGAGTTTTTAGAAAGATTGATATATATTGCTTTGCCAAGGGAAAAAGATTTTAGAGGATTCAGTGTGAAGCAATTTGACGGTAATGGTAATTTTTCCTTTGGTATAAAGGAACATATCTCGTTTTTAGAAATAGACTATGATAAAATAAGTAAAATTAGAGGTATGGATATTAATATTATAACAAGTGCAGTTAATGATAAGGAAGCAAAGGAATTATTACTGGCTCTTAAATTTCCTTTTTTTGATTAA
- the rplX gene encoding 50S ribosomal protein L24, whose translation MSAKVKSGDDVIVLTGRDKGKIGKVIKVVACDAKRKVIVSGVNVHKRHTKPKAGSSGGILNKESAIDISNVATLDPKYKIPTRVGFKVIDGRKVRFAKVSGEVID comes from the coding sequence ATGAGTGCTAAAGTAAAAAGTGGTGACGACGTTATAGTTTTAACTGGTAGAGATAAGGGAAAAATTGGTAAAGTGATTAAAGTTGTGGCATGTGATGCTAAAAGAAAGGTAATTGTTTCTGGGGTAAATGTACATAAGAGACACACTAAACCAAAAGCTGGTAGTAGTGGTGGTATATTAAATAAAGAGTCAGCTATTGATATATCCAACGTTGCAACATTGGACCCTAAATATAAAATTCCAACTAGAGTGGGGTTTAAGGTTATAGACGGTAGAAAAGTGCGTTTTGCAAAAGTTTCTGGAGAAGTGATAGATTAG
- the rplN gene encoding 50S ribosomal protein L14, whose amino-acid sequence MIQKNTLLEVADNSGARAVLCIGLLGSRKSASIGDTVIVSTKSITPRGKIEKGKVYRAVVVRVKSPIRKSDGSVIRFSSNAVVLINDQGEPLGTRVFGPVKKLSSGSFMKIMSLAVEVL is encoded by the coding sequence ATGATTCAAAAAAATACATTGTTGGAAGTAGCTGATAATTCTGGTGCGCGTGCAGTGCTTTGTATTGGTTTATTGGGTAGTAGAAAGTCTGCATCTATAGGTGACACAGTTATTGTATCTACTAAATCTATTACTCCAAGAGGGAAGATTGAGAAGGGAAAAGTATATAGAGCAGTTGTGGTGAGGGTGAAAAGCCCTATTAGAAAATCTGATGGTTCTGTAATTCGTTTTTCTAGCAATGCTGTAGTTTTGATTAACGATCAAGGTGAACCACTTGGCACTCGGGTATTTGGTCCGGTAAAAAAGTTATCATCTGGTTCTTTTATGAAGATAATGTCATTAGCTGTTGAGGTTTTATAA
- the rpsQ gene encoding 30S ribosomal protein S17 gives MPKKVFCGTVIKTKCDKIVKVSVLQVYKDELYKKVIKKYKKYTAHDENNSCKEGDKVLIQEHKPISITKKWVVVNSSH, from the coding sequence ATGCCTAAGAAGGTTTTTTGTGGTACTGTAATTAAGACTAAATGTGATAAAATTGTAAAGGTTTCGGTATTACAAGTGTATAAGGATGAGCTGTATAAAAAGGTTATAAAAAAATACAAAAAGTATACAGCACATGATGAGAATAATAGTTGTAAAGAAGGGGACAAGGTTTTAATACAAGAACACAAGCCTATTTCTATTACTAAAAAATGGGTTGTTGTTAATAGCTCACATTGA
- the rpmC gene encoding 50S ribosomal protein L29 — protein MDIADIRSKSSQELHEILVNLRKEFVNLVFQKKLGQCNNISRFGLIKKSIARILTALNERKGEEKNA, from the coding sequence ATGGATATAGCTGACATTAGGTCAAAATCCTCACAAGAATTGCATGAAATTCTTGTAAATTTGAGAAAAGAGTTTGTTAATTTGGTTTTTCAAAAAAAATTAGGCCAGTGCAACAATATTTCGCGTTTTGGTTTGATAAAAAAGAGCATAGCTCGTATTCTAACTGCATTAAATGAAAGAAAAGGAGAGGAAAAGAATGCCTAA
- the rplP gene encoding 50S ribosomal protein L16, whose translation MFVPKKSKYKKVFKGRIKGNTKGGSTLSFGNYGLKAMEAGRVQSKHIETARRVISRTLKRSGKVWIRIFPDTPVSKKPADVRMGKGKGSVEFWVFKAKPGRMLFEISSDVPMHLAKLALEKATAKLPMKCKFVSNHN comes from the coding sequence ATGTTTGTTCCCAAAAAAAGTAAATATAAAAAAGTATTTAAAGGACGAATTAAGGGTAATACGAAAGGTGGTAGTACGCTATCTTTTGGAAATTATGGTCTAAAGGCTATGGAAGCTGGTAGGGTTCAGTCTAAGCATATTGAAACTGCAAGGCGTGTAATATCTAGAACATTAAAACGCTCTGGTAAAGTGTGGATAAGAATTTTTCCTGATACCCCTGTTAGTAAAAAGCCGGCAGATGTGCGTATGGGTAAAGGGAAAGGTAGTGTTGAATTTTGGGTATTTAAAGCTAAGCCCGGTAGAATGTTGTTTGAAATTAGCAGTGATGTTCCCATGCATTTAGCAAAATTGGCGCTTGAAAAGGCAACCGCTAAGCTTCCTATGAAGTGTAAATTTGTATCTAATCATAATTAA